The sequence acagtctcacgtctttcttaatgatgtaatgggcgaactttcacgggagggttacggttttaccgatgatgtccctctctcgagcttcgcccacttatcgtcattcattccgtggatatggcgtgattttttttgtgtgtgacaaTCGTGATCCACACAACGTGTTTCGATCTAATTTAAGCACTTTTACGTCTTATGCTCATCCCTTTGCTATGCTCACATTTTTCCTTTGCTACACAGGGCGTCTCTTCTCGTGTGTGACTACGTCAGAGTGCCATGTCCCATTATGCATTATATTGAGTTTTCTATTTTAttaatgcgaagcatcttatagcggagttcaaaccggtcgtggcgtgcggcgtgaccacccttactgcgcatgcgcataccctctccacttcccttctcccatTTCCCTGtctcaacttcccctctcccctctcctctccccctctccaatcttcctctgaaacgcaggctagacatgccccaattctctcctgcgcaacgcagcaataagcaccagcgcatgcgcgtcccctccccctctctctcctctcctacgctgccgccctctcgcgcgcctctcgAGCGCGCTCCCCGCTcaccttgtgagaattaacggcaaggctagagggaagacaagacacgcgtagcgttcctcttcgcgttccacgacgcgaggtcggtagcatgcccaacgaacgccaacggtacacgatcgtgcaagtgctccggcttcgcatcgcctcatggtcccctttagcgggaaatggtgtaatattTTGGCGGTCAGCCTTCACATCTAATTCTTATGCTTTGCCTCGAACCTTGTTTTATCTTGCACTTTCTAATTTCTCATGCTTGTCTCTGTCCAGTATTATTTCATCAAATAATACCGATGGATTGAAGTGCTTTTCAGCGAGCCAGAACATAGTCACTCACTAGTTTTTGTTACCTTCAAGTCGCCCAAGGGATTGTGAAGTAAACTAGCGTTTCTGTATAAAGAAATAAAGCCCTCTCTGACGGATATTTATAATATTTTTTAAGCCAAAAgctttaaatgcctcatcaaacgcgaaaattgaccgtcggtgtcccgcgcTCGGTGGCATCAACCATATTCGTGCGCAGGGTTCGCCcttaggggggagggggtggcaaAGTTTCACATTAGCGTCCCCTACCCTCTCCGCCCCGCATTGGAAGAGCCCAatgacaacatgcttcacagcggataaacaaaaagaaaacatggagCGGTGACCTGCTTCTTACAATGGCCCGCCTTTGGGCCCTagttgccccgccatggtggtctagtggttatggcgctcgaccgctgacccgaaggtcgcgggatcgaatcccggccgcggcggctgcattttcgatataaaaatggaagcttgagcgagttggtatgcgttcatctttgttgaaacagcgctcacgagacgacgacgaagtaacaaacgggcctcaaacattttcgatagaggcgaaaatgtttgaggcccgcatacctgaatttaggtgcacgttaaagaattccaggtggtcgaaatttacggagccgtCCCCTaaagcgtccctcataaccacatcgtggttttgggacgttaaaccccagataatattattatagcctttggaagtcttctctttttcgatttttcaacgTTTCGTCGTAATCAAATGAAATCAATCTGGGACCATTTTCGGCTTATatagtaagcctatagccttggAAGTATAGATTTTCGCGATTTTTCAAATTTTGTCGAAATCAAATAAAATCGATTTGGGACCATTTCCGGCCTAAATAATCAACCtaagcctttggaagtcttgtatttttttatttttcaaagttTCGTCGCAATCAAATTAAATCTATCAGGGACCATTTCCAgcctaaatagtaagcctatagcctttggaagtcttgtatttttcgatttttgaaagtttcgtcgTAATCAAatgaaatcgatctgggaccaTTTCCGGCTGAAATAGTAAGCGtaagcctttggaagtcttgtatttttcgatttttgaaagtttcgtcgTAATCAAATGAAATCAATCTCGGACCATTTCCGGCCTGAATAAAGTAAGTATAGCCTTTGtaagtcttgtatttttcgatttttcgaagTTTCGTCGCAATCAAATGAAATCTATCTGGGACCATTTCCGgcctaaatagtaagcctatagcctttggatgtcttctatttctcgatttttcaaaGTTTCGTCGTAATCAAATGAAATCGATCTGCGACCATTTTCGGCTTATatagtaagcctatagcctttggaagtaTAGATTTTCGCTATTTTTCAAATTTTCTCGAAATGAAATGGAATCGATCTGGGACCCTTTCCGGCCTAAATAATAAGCCtaagcctttggaagtcttgtatttttcgatttttaaaGTTTCGTCGTAATCAAATGAAATCCATCTGGGACCATTTCCGGCCTAAATAGTAAGTATaccctttggaagtcttgtatttttcgatttttcaaagtTTCGTCGCAATGAAATTAAATCCATCAGGGACGATTTCCAGCCTAAATAGTAAGTATAGCCtatggaaatcttgtatttttttatttttcaaagttTCGTCGCAATGAAATAAAATTGATCTTGGGCCATTTTCAAAGTTTCGTCGAAATCAAATGAAATCTATCTGGGACCATTTCTGGCCTAAATAGTAAgtatagcctttggaagtcttgtatttttcgatttttcaaagtTTCGTCTCAATGAAATTAAATCTATCAGGGACGATTTCCAGCCTAAATAGTAAGTATAGCCTAtagaaatcttgtattttttgaTTTTTCAAAGTTTCGTCGCAATGAAATGAAATTGATCTTGGGCCATTTTCAAAGTTTCGTCGAAATCAAatgaaatcgatctgggaccatttctggcctaaatagtaagcctatAAGCCTtaggaagtcttgtatttttcgatttctgGAAGTTTCGTCCTAATCAAATGAAATCGATCTAGGACCATTTCCGgtatagcctttggaagtcttttttcgatttttcaaagtTTCATCGAATTTGGATGAAATCGATTTTGGGTCCGTTTCTGGCCTAAATATTAAGCGTGCAGCCTTTGAAAATCTTGTACTTATCCATTTTTTAAGCGTTCATCAGATTTTGACGGAATGGGCCTTGGGCTTATTTAGTTTCTCTACTTTAAAATGTTTTGTTCAATTTTGCTAAAATTCATTTGAGGGATATCTTCCACCTAAGAGCTTTTGGCTTGCCTTTCTGGCAAAAAATACTTCTAAGATTTGCTTTATCGTAAAACAGATATTTCGAAAAGTCGAAAAATAAAAGGCCTCTAACGGATATAGCATCAAATCTTCGTCATTAATTACatgaaaatatttttgaagtggcACCTGCAGCGAGACCTGGACATACAACCCTAGCATCCATTTTAGGATTATGGGCGGCAATAATGCAGACACTAGCTTATAAGCACTGTTGGCTGTGCCATTGCAGTAGCCGAGTGGCTAAGGCGTTAAGCTCAACACCGAAAGGGCGGTAGATCGAATCCTGGGGAGGGTATCGCTAGAAAAGAGAAAGGTGATGCTAATACTCTTGGAATTCTTAACGGATGCGATTGCGGCAAGAGGGTTCCTGGAgtgagggaccctcccacctagagttACCGTGGCCTTTGTTTattcattccattttttttttaatttgaacgcATATTCATGGAACCGATATCTTGCACATTGTTTACATAGTACCCTCACCGCagcggtggcgaaacgcttgggcgtccGCTTCCACTatgggaggtaccgggttcgatccccagagCCAGCCGGCCACCCACCGGTCTCCAATGGGTACAAGCGGGCTTCAGGGTGGTGCTACAGTGCCGCAGTGGTGCGAAGCTGAAGACGCATGAAGGACTCCCTACTTGCTGCGTGGGACCAGTGGCCACGTCCCATGCAGTGAACCGGAGGTCCTCCTAACATCTaacttagaaaaaaaaggaagaataaaATCTTTACTCTGATTTATAGGTCTCGCCGGCCTTTTTATCGCATTTATTTTTTGTCGGTCTGTACGTTGCAACCATTTGTATGGTGGGCGTGTCAGTGCGAGCCTCGATACACCAACGATGGCATCATCGTATACTCAGCATTACCGGCAGTGCGATTACAACTATTGGACACGAGCTGTGTTTTATCCATGGTAACCGCATCCCTGTATGCCTTTCGTTTTTCTCAGCGAGGCCGGCAACGGGATTCAAACCAGTGCCCTCCCGGTTGTGAGCCGACCTCTTTACCATCTCGGTTACAACTGCGGCACAGGAAATAGTGTTTATAAGTTGCTCTGCACATCATTGTAGCGCATACGTGAAACCTAAACGCTGTGCTTGCGTGTTAATTCCTACGTAAATTCACAGCGTCACAAACAAAATCTGGCGTCATTTGTAATCAGTAAGGTAAGGCTATATTCTCTGGAAATCTAGAATTTCTGCATTTTTGAATGTTTCGTCGCATTCTGATGGAATACATTTTGTGTGAATTTTTGACCGAAAGCGTAAGACCTTTGGCCGTCTTGAGTTTctggatttttgaaagtttcatcGCATTTTGAAGAAATCAATTTGAATGTCCCGATCGCACGGTGCGTTCGCACGGGTCCCGATTACGCGATCGCATTCCAATCTtgtaggcgaagctcaagcgtcctccaatttctATTCACGGCACCACGTCGAAGATTGCGTAACGTACACTGCAGTTCATATCGTTGACTTTCCGTGGATGTGTACAGCAGTGAACTGAACTGCGTTTGCCTGTGTTCTTTGTGGGCCTAAAGCCTACTGTGGGGGAGGGCAGTGGCTTCGCGATACGCTAGAGAGACAGAGGATGGGAGAAGGGGGCAGCTTATTTCCTCCTCAGGCGCGTGCGCGTTGCTCTTAGCTGAAACGTCGCGATCAAATTACGATATCTTTTTCCTTATGTACCACACGTGATGGCTGTCTGCTTTGTTATTTATTCGCACAGTCCGTATTTAAGGGAGTTCCAAAGGGCATGGCCAAAATTCAGACGAAGTGCCATGTTTTTCGCGGAAAAACAATGTGAAATGTGGTCTTTGGATATGCATTGCGAGTACTGGTAGTCAGTTGCAACGTAAGAAGGTGGGAGACGTGACCCACCCAGGTGACCAAAGCGCGACAGCCGATTTCTTCCGCGACTAAAGAAGTGATCCCTCACGAGTTCTTCGGCGACGCGGGGTCACCCGTCATCCGGCTCATGACGCCAGTCTAGAATGCGCGCGCGCCCACTGTTGAAGGCTTGTGAGCATCTACCTTTGAAGTGGATATTTCGTTACCTAGCTTGTAAAGTTGTGCCCGCCTATACTCGGCTGCAACCTAAGAAAAGATGTCAGCTGCGCCTATACGGGACCGCGGCGCGCCTGCCGTTCAGCTGTGGAAGACAGTCGTGCTATACCCGCTTTCCACTCGCACCGTGAGTACTTTTTGTCGGCTAATGCTTATACTACGCATATTAACCATTGAAGgttcgttactacctaaaacattttGGCTGAGCGGTGATGTCACGATCACTAAAGAAATCCTATCAGGACGTTGAAGTTTCCGACCTAGAACCAGGTATACACAGGCGGGTGTCTTTATTGGAAAGTCAGCTACCTGAAGCGCTCGAGAAGTGCTCGACGTCACAAAAATGactaagcgctattggatggagcatgtGACTTATGAAATTTCTCTTTGAGAGAGGGACTGTGATATCTGTCGGCGGAGCGGATATTTTTtctaggttgtaaccgagtatagtgtGTTTACAGCTAGACGGCGCCGGATTAATTGCGCCGTTAAGCTCCATAACCACGCGTGCGCGTTATAACGCGTCAGCACGTAGCGTGTAGGCTCGGCGTTGCGTCGCGTTCCTATGGAGGGAGCTGGCGCGCAGTACCACGTTTAAGATGAATGGCCGCACTTCGCCgcgcgttaccatggcaaaggcaACCGAGTCATTTGCTTTTGTCACCGCTCGGGGTGGCATGTATATGATTGGCTACACCTCTTTCTGACACAAAATAATTCCTAATTAAGTAAAGTCATGTCTACACTAGGTCTCTTCGGCAAAGCACCGCATTGAATCCAGGTATCTAACCTCCTTTTCATTAAGGGCAACCGACGGTTTGCTCACGCacccttccccttccctttcAATGTAAAATGCTTCCGTCACCTCCCTAGTGCACTTGTCTCGATGGCCAAACAAACACGTGGTTTCATGCGCCATGGGCTGGCAGCCACACTCTCTACAGTGAGCCGGCAAATGTAAGCCTCCGGCAGCCGTTAACGATGATAGGTGTTCCTTTAGTCTAACATTAACGCACCGCCCGCATTGTCCTATATACACCCTCCCGCATGATAATGGCAACCTATAAACAACACAAGACTTACAATGAACATATCTATTCCTCTTCCTGTCCGGACAGAAAGTACATACTTTGCGCACCCCCGAAGTTCTTGCATGCACGCATGTCCTCAATTTGCCCCCGCGTGCATGCAAGAACTTCGGGgagttggttggtaacaactttattgatggtccggcagagctttcgccgactgggctttaggtctcccacgtggggacgtcgaggccttgcctcaccgccgcctcgcgggcctgctggacagcccaaagttggtcgccgaggctggggctgcgcaaggcagcggcccaccgcggcggaagggttccggagttagcacctagcgggtttttgtcacagtcccagagcatgtgatttaatgtggcgacctgagtgtggcagaccttgcatatatttgtcgggtatgtataTGGGTACAGTctgttacactgtgcggggttggggtacgtgtgcgtctgcagttgtctgagggccgccgcttgcgtcctgttcagcttgtcgctgggcggaggaaaggttcggcgggccaggtagaaggccttggtaatttcattatagctggtcaagcggtctttggtgttgccccatagacgacggtcgccggtgcggtttgtgaactcgcgcgccttggcgtgtgccgtctcgtttaggttgcgttgagtctctgatacctctcccatgtgagccggaaacCAGATGAGCCTGGTCTGACATTCTACCGCTCGATGGACTTGGCTATTGAGTAGGATTCGGGCCGCTCGTCTCGAGATCCAtcctttggcgaagtttctgattgCTTGTCTCGAGTCGCAGATGACCGTCGTGCACGTCGGATCCGTGAGTGCGAGCGCCACCGCCACTTCCTCCGCTTCTTGTGCGTGCTCGCACGGTATACTTGCCGATATTCTCGTTTGGCCTTTCCAATCGACGACCGCGACCGCGAATCGTGAGCGTTCTGCGTATTCAGCGGCGTCAACGAACCGCGCCCCCATTTCGTCTCCGTAAGTGTGGAGGAGAACTCTGGCCCTGGCCACTCTTCTGCCTTGGTTGTGCTCCGGGTGAACGTTCCGTGGAATTGGGTCAACCCTTAGCGTTTGCCTGATCGTGTCTGGAACGGCGGCTTTCTGGCCTTGTTGTGTGTGGTAACGAATGCCGAGACTTTCCATGATCTGGCGTCCCGCTCTCGTGCTCGATAGTCTTTCTAGTTGTGAAGTGCGCTGCGCCTCGGCGATTTCGCTGAGCGTGTTGTGAAGCCCAAGTTGAAGCAACAGGTGCGTGCTGGTAGACTCGGGTAGCCCCAGAGCTATCTTGTACACCCTGCGGATAAGGACGTCGATCTTGGCTTCTTCTGCCTTGTACCAGTTGTGGAATGCCGCGACGTACGCAATGTGGCACATGACGAAAGAGTGTATAAGTCGTATGAGACCTTCTTCTCTCATTCCGCTTCTTCTGCTAGTAACCCTCTTGAGGAGTCTCATGGCGTTAGTCGTTTTGTGCTTTAGCTTAGCAATCGTTTCGCCGTTGACGCCGTTGGCCTCAATTATCATGCCAAGGACCCTTATGCTCTTTACTATCGGGATGGTTGCTCCGGTGCTCGTGTGCAGCCTGATCTCTTCATATTCTTGCCTAATTGTCGCCGCCCTCCCACCGCCCCCGAGTGGTCTACCCCTTTGCGTGGGGCGGTAGAGTAGGAGTTCAGACTTTTTCGGGGAGCATCGTAGCCCTGTTCCCACGAGATGGTCCTCTATAGTGTCGATTGCTAGTTGTAGCGCCGTTTCGATGTGGCCGTCGCTGCCTTGGTGCACCCAGATGGTAATATCGTCAGCGTATATTGTGTGCCGGACGTCTTCCAGTTTTTGCAGTTTTTCCGCGAGCCCGATCATGACCAGGTTAAAGAGCGTGGGCGAGATGACCGATCCTTGCGGGGTGCCGGTGCTTCCCAACGTCTGCTCTGCTAGCTCGAGGTCTCCCGCCACTAGAATGGCTCGTCTGTCCGTCAAGAAATTTCTAACGTAGTTTACGCGCGTAAACCGAGGTTTAGCCGTGATACCTGGTGTAATATCGCCCAGTGCGCGATCTTATCGAACGCGCTCTCGAGGTCGAGGCCAAGAATTGCTCTGGTCCCCCTCGTCTTGCCATCGAGCACGTGGTGTTTCAGCTGTATCATTGCGTCTTGTGTGGATAGCTGTGGGCGGAATCCTATGATCGACGGTGGATATGCCTCTTTCTGCTCCAGATGTGCTTGCCAGCGGTTAAGCAGAGCGTGCTCCATGGTCTTGCCGACACACGACGTTAGTGATATGGGGCGAAGGTTGTCGAGGCTCGGCGCTTTACCCGGTTTTGGGATAAGGATCATTCTCGCAGTTTTCCACTGTTGCGGGAGGCTACCGCGCTGCCAGCAGTCGTTGATGTATTCCGTCAACTGTTCCACGGATCGGTCGTCGAGATTCTTCAGAGCGCGATTGGACACCCGGTCGGGGCCCGGCGCCGATCTGCTGTTGAGATTGTGCAGTGCCGTCCTGATCTCTTCTACGCTAAAGTCCTTATCCAATTCCTCGTTCGCGTCACCCTCATACGGGCGGTGTTGCACGGACGAAGTGTGCGGCACGTACTTCGCCCGTAAACGGGCTGCGACCGCATTTTTACCATGCTTGTCGAGCTCCTTATGTAAGAGACGTGCAAGACAGTCCCTCTGGTGGGACTTAGTCTTCGTTTCGTCCAGCAGGCACTTGAGCAGGTTCCACGCTTTCCCGTTGTGTAGCTTCCCGTCCACTGCATTGCATAACTCGTCCCATTGCTGGCGGGTGAGCGTGCGACAGTGTTCCTTGTTGCGGTTGATCTCCGCTATTTTCTTTCTGAGTCTCCGATTGAATCTCTGTCCCTTCCATCTGGCCAGGATTGAGTTCTTCGCCTCGATGAGATGCGCCAGGCGGCTGTCCATCCTGTCTGTTTCGACCTCAGTTTCGATTGTCTTGGTTGACGCTTTTGTGTCCGCGACCAGTGAGCGGGTCCATGCTTCGATGTCCGTGATCTTATCTTCTGTAGGCACTTGTTGCCCTCGTTTCTTTCTAAAATCTTCCCAGTCGGTTCAATCAAATTTGCGTTTACTGCCCTGCGCTTTGTCCGGCGTCGGGACATGGATTTCTATTATCATGTGGTCACTCCCCAGGTCGGCGGACGTGTTTTTCCACGTGATGGCTGCCACCCCGGCATTTCTGACGAACGTCAGGTCCGGAGTCGTGTCCCTGGTGGTGGAGTTGCCTATTCTCGTCGGGTGCGCTGGATCTGTAATTAACGTGAAGTCTAGTTCCTTCGCGTCTTGCCCGAGTTGTCTTCCCTTGGCCGTGCTGTATCCGTAACCCCACGCCGTGTCTGCCGCATTGAAATCACCTCCTGCAATAAGCGTCCGGGACCCGGCAATCTTGAGCGTCTTCTGAAGCAACGCCCGAAATCGTTGGCGCAGTTTCGACGGGCTGCTATAGACGTTCAGTAGGAATATGCTTTCTTTCCTCCGCTTAGTCGACACTAATTCGATGAGAGCGTGTTCCATCTGGACGCCGCTTAGTTCATGGTCAACGAATGTGAGACGCTTCCTTACGAGCGTGCATAGACCCCTTCCCTCGATTTTGCTGCTGTGCGCTTTGTAGCCTGTTAAAGTAACCGCGTTTGTAAGCGTTTCTTGTAGTAATATTACGTCTGGTTTTCGTGTTGAATGCCTGATGTGTTGCTGTAGAACTGCCTTTTTGCCGGCGAAGCcgcggcaattccactgccatATTACTATCCCTTGATTAGCGTTGGCCATGATGCGGGTTTAAGGTACCCGGCTGCCCTTGATGGGTGCTCGGTCCCGCATCGCTGCTCGCCGTTACGTTTCCGTGTTGCGTAAATACGGGGTGATTCATTGTCATCTGCATGTTTCCCTCGAGGTTAGTGGTCCTGTTTGCGAGCCCGAGGACTGTTGCGTGTAGTGTCTCAATGGTGCTTTGCATGGTGCGTAGCATTTTCTTGATGTCTATAATTTCCGCTTGTACCTGGCTCTCGGAGCCTCCCGCGTAGGCTTCTGGTTGCATCGCCCGTTTTTTCGGAGCCGGTGCGCCCGCGTCTGGAATGCTCGCCGGCACCGGGTGTTTTTCGTTAGGTTTGCTCTGTTCCGGCGCAGCGCGCTCGCGTCTGAGTTCTCGCACCTCTTGCATTAGCTTTTGGAGTAAATCGCGCATTACCGCGTTCTCTTTTCTGAGCTCCTCCACAATACCGGTATTGGTCGCTTGATTTTGCTCTGGAACTGTAGGTGCTTTACCGACCCCCTCCCGCGCAGTGCCCCGGACCTTGTCAGCCCAGCTCACCTTGTCTACGGGAGCCGGCGTCGTAGATCTGGATCTTGTCGGAGCGCGGCTGCGCCTTGTCCTGCTACGAGACCGGGACCGGCTACGGGATCGCGACTTGGATCTTGGTTTGGTCATCTCGGTGGGCGGGAGGTCTTGCTGCGTCAGTTGGTTATTTGCAGATTGATGCTCCCATCGTCGTCTGCGAATCACGTACGGAGTCTTGTACCTTGCTTTGCAGTCCTTGTCGGCGGTCATGTGGGCGCCGCCGCAGAGGTCACACTTGGGCGAGCATTGGTGTTCTTGGTTGGGGTTGCGGAGACCGCAGCCACGGCAGATGCGGTTGGCAGGATTTGGGCAAACGTCCATACGGTGGCCGAGGCGGCCGCATTGGTAACAGATGTCGATTTGCTTGCGATATAAAGTGCAAGGGATGAGTGTTGCACCGTACCTGACGAGCTTGGGCACCTTGAGTCCGTCGAACGCGATGACTACCGTGGACGTATTGCCTATGCGTTTGGCGGCCAGTGCCAGTGGGTTTCTCGGGTTTACGATGTTCTCGTCCAGCGCTCGGGGTCCGTCCTCAATGGGAATGCCTCGAATCACTCCCTTTGTTGTATTATCGGGTGCAGTTTCGTACACATTCACTTCGTGCAGTTTCCCTTGGATGTAAATCTGCCGCATTCTGGCGTAGCGGTCCGCGTTCGCTCGTTTCGGAGTGCTGACGACGACGATGTTCTGGTGCAAGTTCGGACAGACCGTGTCTTCCGCGCTTTCTTCACCCGTCATACTGGCAGCCGCGAAGATGGCGGCGGTGACTGCCGGGGCGCCGACCTTGACGATGTCGAGGCCGCCCTGTGGTCGCACCACAATCTTGATATCCTCTTTCGGTAGTCTGGGCATGCGTCCCGCCTTGATaacctttcctttgacattcttAGGTTTCGTACCTTGCTGGCCTGAACCGAGCATGTCCGTTCTTGCGTCGATGTCGTGCGGCGAGTCCTGCGCGCGGTGCCGGGTTCTCGAACGCCGCGTTCCAGCGGTCTTCCATCCGGCGTCTTCGGTAAGTTCTTCGGCAGAAATATCTTCCCCCATC comes from Rhipicephalus sanguineus isolate Rsan-2018 chromosome 7, BIME_Rsan_1.4, whole genome shotgun sequence and encodes:
- the LOC125759133 gene encoding uncharacterized protein LOC125759133 — translated: MNVQVMGEDISAEELTEDAGWKTAGTRRSRTRHRAQDSPHDIDARTDMLGSGQQGTKPKNVKGKVIKAGRMPRLPKEDIKIVVRPQGGLDIVKVGAPAVTAAIFAAASMTGEESAEDTVCPNLHQNIVVVSTPKRANADRYARMRQIYIQGKLHEVNVYETAPDNTTKGVIRGIPIEDGPRALDENIVNPRNPLALAAKRIGNTSTVVIAFDGLKVPKLVRYGATLIPCTLYRKQIDICYQCGRLGHRMDVCPNPANRICRGCGLRNPNQEHQCSPKCDLCGGAHMTADKDCKARYKTPYVIRRRRWEHQSANNQLTQQDLPPTEMTKPRSKSRSRSRSRSRSRTRRSRAPTRSRSTTPAPVDKVSWADKVRGTAREGVGKAPTVPEQNQATNTGIVEELRKENAVMRDLLQKLMQEVRELRRERAAPEQSKPNEKHPVPASIPDAGAPAPKKRAMQPEAYAGGSESQVQAEIIDIKKMLRTMQSTIETLHATVLGLANRTTNLEGNMQMTMNHPVFTQHGNVTASSDAGPSTHQGQPGTLNPHHGQR